A genome region from Fervidobacterium changbaicum includes the following:
- a CDS encoding sugar ABC transporter permease gives MVKKERKLLTHIVLIIVSVVVLFPIVWVVSTSLRRDNAAFSTKLFSSRMTLQNYVDLIAPEKNGPRLVSDMDALILMAPPHDNITVEKAKVLFQNDVKRFKSYIEETEKLKKAIDDAISYLNEYFEKNSDKLIKSYVSNLDNIIKELQFPKPSKYLEVAAYELYSRGENLSSIQEVDPYSGQENWEEMIGKKKARLEELNNEKSTIQSTVEPLEKTYRAYQSQYLNLSKTIRSFLVPQLKEYALVLKSGADLLDAAKISNVSAESLPDENTILERFKATLEQIEDIQLNVQQFDDLKDIDQALTDFQNGYNEVMTKWAQATNKDKAPFADFLNTIDVFTTRIASTINETVNLMNKLKKTTERMLQLQAEISKYKSRQAQIDEEINKINTELAKAYELLHDPLLYLKARLAIDQLEKIKTMVANMKLPAQLQLLNIQSKRVFGITTDIANMITDQKKQSKIRKIASKLDWPGTAKDMFTNYELFSQNYEPFVKDLKLYLADVEIQGPKFMPVSKTGVKVRPVAMERLTDTVLSVYRNNVVPNMNVMSRKSSELSDKLNIKELSAALKKLDGAAFRIDQIWQRKPDHYMLKWIMNSVIVSLSVAIIITSVTALAAYPFSRMRFKGRKYGIMSLLLIQMFPAIMYMIAIYTFLSFAGKYIPGFGLSKLSGLIFAYLGGIAYNMYLIKGYYDTIPDSLEEAALIDGATRWQTFVKIVLPLASPILAVIVILTFMGTFNEFVLARIILQDVKQYTYAIGLYTFSTGPFETQWGLFTAAAMIGMVPMVILFLLMQKYIVGGLVKGAVKG, from the coding sequence ATGGTCAAAAAGGAAAGAAAATTGCTTACTCATATAGTTTTGATAATAGTTTCTGTCGTTGTCCTGTTTCCAATTGTTTGGGTTGTCTCTACATCATTAAGACGTGATAATGCGGCGTTTTCAACGAAACTGTTCAGCAGCAGGATGACACTTCAAAACTATGTAGACCTTATAGCTCCGGAGAAAAACGGACCCAGACTGGTTTCCGATATGGATGCTCTTATTCTGATGGCGCCTCCTCATGACAACATAACGGTTGAAAAGGCGAAAGTACTTTTCCAAAATGATGTGAAAAGATTTAAGTCTTATATTGAGGAGACTGAAAAGCTGAAAAAGGCAATAGATGATGCTATTTCCTATCTGAATGAATATTTTGAGAAAAACTCTGACAAGCTCATAAAATCTTACGTTTCGAATTTAGATAACATCATTAAAGAACTCCAATTCCCGAAGCCATCGAAATATTTGGAAGTGGCTGCATATGAGTTATACTCCAGAGGAGAGAACCTCAGCTCAATTCAAGAAGTTGACCCGTATTCAGGACAGGAAAATTGGGAAGAGATGATTGGAAAAAAGAAAGCTCGGTTGGAAGAACTCAACAATGAGAAATCAACAATACAAAGTACGGTTGAACCACTGGAAAAGACATATCGTGCTTATCAAAGTCAGTATCTGAACCTTTCCAAAACAATTCGTTCATTCTTGGTTCCACAGCTAAAGGAATACGCACTAGTTCTCAAGTCTGGTGCTGATTTGCTTGACGCAGCAAAGATTTCAAATGTTTCGGCAGAGTCATTACCAGATGAAAACACAATATTGGAGCGCTTCAAAGCAACACTTGAGCAAATTGAGGATATCCAACTTAACGTACAGCAATTTGATGATCTTAAAGACATCGATCAAGCACTAACCGATTTTCAGAATGGATACAACGAAGTTATGACTAAATGGGCGCAAGCCACAAACAAGGACAAAGCACCGTTTGCAGACTTTTTGAACACGATAGATGTTTTCACAACGAGAATAGCAAGCACCATAAACGAAACCGTGAATTTGATGAATAAATTGAAAAAGACAACAGAAAGAATGTTACAATTGCAAGCTGAGATATCGAAATACAAAAGTAGGCAAGCTCAAATAGATGAAGAAATTAACAAAATAAACACAGAACTTGCAAAAGCATATGAACTTTTGCACGATCCTTTGCTGTACCTCAAAGCAAGACTAGCCATTGACCAACTCGAAAAGATCAAGACAATGGTTGCTAATATGAAATTACCTGCTCAACTTCAACTGCTTAACATACAATCTAAGAGGGTTTTTGGAATCACAACGGATATTGCAAATATGATAACTGACCAGAAAAAGCAATCAAAGATAAGAAAGATAGCTTCCAAGCTAGATTGGCCAGGAACAGCAAAGGATATGTTTACAAACTACGAATTATTCTCCCAAAACTACGAACCATTTGTAAAAGACTTAAAGCTTTACCTAGCAGATGTGGAAATTCAGGGGCCAAAATTCATGCCGGTCTCAAAAACAGGTGTAAAGGTTAGACCAGTTGCCATGGAACGATTGACTGACACCGTTCTTTCTGTGTATAGGAACAACGTGGTACCGAATATGAATGTGATGTCTAGAAAGTCATCCGAATTGTCAGACAAGCTCAACATTAAAGAACTTTCCGCTGCGCTGAAGAAACTCGATGGCGCTGCGTTTAGAATTGATCAAATCTGGCAGAGAAAACCAGATCACTACATGCTGAAGTGGATTATGAATAGTGTGATTGTATCATTAAGTGTGGCAATTATCATAACTTCTGTAACCGCTTTGGCTGCTTATCCATTCAGTAGAATGAGATTTAAAGGTAGGAAGTACGGAATAATGTCACTTTTGCTTATCCAGATGTTCCCAGCAATAATGTATATGATTGCGATTTACACATTCTTGTCATTTGCTGGAAAATACATTCCAGGATTTGGGTTGAGTAAACTATCTGGTTTGATATTTGCTTATCTGGGTGGTATAGCGTATAACATGTACCTTATAAAGGGTTACTACGATACTATACCGGATTCATTAGAAGAGGCAGCTCTCATCGATGGTGCAACAAGATGGCAAACATTTGTGAAAATCGTTCTACCACTTGCTTCACCGATACTTGCAGTTATCGTTATACTCACCTTTATGGGTACTTTCAACGAGTTCGTACTCGCAAGGATTATATTACAGGACGTCAAACAATACACATACGCAATAGGTTTGTACACATTCTCGACAGGTCCGTTTGAGACACAATGGGGACTATTCACAGCTGCGGCGATGATAGGTATGGTTCCTATGGTTATCCTCTTCTTACTGATGCAAAAGTATATCGTCGGCGGGCTTGTGAAAGGAGCGGTCAAAGGATAA
- a CDS encoding ABC transporter permease subunit: MKFWKTIGYLTLIAFTVFSIIGAIFLFGRGFYELSVTLFVLVFLIDFFILNRNAYPYRYMIPALILLFILVLYPIAFTIRTAFTNYGTGHIMTRQEIVERLLVDPIYTYIVPDSSPLNYSVYVRFEGTQPTNDFRTVVFNGSTYYVARDYRVLKSEAGQLILAEVELIKLSESGLSVEKQNGRIELIKDNGKIYRYFYNPDDGSTAINEDYFKYYILFPIMSKIEFVDNNGNRYAIRQNEEGKLFMYNIKHMYKLGLAETIEKGKSIVKTVLINTITNRPLIEENGTIYDINEKGEKVIVGGYISYYGLKNFTRIFTDPTISGPFAKIFVWNFTWAALSVLFTFVIGLILALVLNNPNLKGRAVYRSLLIIPWAIPAFISVLVWKNGFFNETYGIINKFIVTQLFGREPIRWFNDPFWAKVAVLTVNTWLGFPYMMVVSLGALQSIPEDYYEAAAIDGASKWQRFWKITFPLLMTTIAPLLVGSFAFNFNNFVNIYLLTGGGPAMPNTTTPAGSTDILISYTYKLAFEGGRGQDFGFASAISILIFFIVGTLSFINFRLSGSFEEVNR; this comes from the coding sequence ATGAAGTTTTGGAAAACTATAGGATATCTTACACTCATAGCGTTCACCGTATTTAGCATAATTGGTGCTATTTTCCTGTTCGGAAGAGGTTTTTATGAACTGTCTGTTACACTATTTGTTTTGGTGTTCTTGATAGACTTTTTTATTCTCAACAGAAATGCCTATCCTTATCGTTACATGATACCCGCTTTGATTTTACTCTTTATACTCGTTTTGTACCCTATTGCGTTTACAATTAGAACAGCATTCACAAACTATGGAACCGGTCACATCATGACACGTCAAGAAATTGTCGAGAGACTGCTTGTTGATCCTATTTATACGTACATTGTCCCGGATAGCTCACCGCTAAACTACAGTGTCTACGTGAGGTTTGAAGGTACACAACCAACCAATGATTTTAGAACCGTAGTTTTCAATGGTTCGACTTACTACGTTGCAAGAGACTATCGTGTACTTAAAAGTGAAGCTGGTCAATTGATACTTGCTGAAGTGGAATTGATAAAGCTTAGCGAGAGTGGATTAAGTGTAGAAAAACAAAATGGAAGGATAGAGCTCATTAAAGATAATGGGAAGATATACAGATATTTCTACAATCCGGATGACGGTTCCACAGCTATAAACGAGGATTACTTCAAGTACTACATCCTTTTCCCAATAATGAGTAAAATTGAATTCGTTGATAATAATGGAAATAGATACGCAATCAGGCAAAACGAGGAAGGCAAGTTGTTTATGTACAACATCAAACACATGTATAAACTTGGGCTTGCGGAAACGATAGAGAAAGGAAAAAGTATAGTTAAGACCGTTCTTATTAATACGATAACGAACAGACCACTAATTGAGGAAAATGGTACGATATATGACATAAACGAAAAGGGTGAAAAGGTAATCGTTGGTGGTTACATTTCTTACTATGGATTGAAGAATTTCACAAGGATATTCACAGACCCAACCATTTCTGGACCTTTTGCCAAGATTTTCGTTTGGAACTTTACGTGGGCAGCTTTGAGTGTTCTATTTACCTTTGTGATAGGCTTGATACTTGCACTTGTGCTTAACAATCCGAACTTGAAAGGGCGTGCAGTTTACAGATCGCTCTTGATTATCCCTTGGGCAATTCCTGCGTTTATTTCAGTGCTTGTTTGGAAGAACGGTTTCTTCAACGAAACATATGGTATTATCAATAAGTTCATAGTCACACAGTTGTTTGGTAGAGAGCCAATCAGGTGGTTCAACGATCCGTTTTGGGCCAAGGTTGCTGTTTTGACAGTTAACACATGGCTTGGTTTTCCGTATATGATGGTTGTCTCACTGGGTGCTTTGCAAAGTATACCGGAAGATTACTATGAAGCTGCAGCAATAGATGGTGCTAGCAAATGGCAGAGGTTCTGGAAAATTACGTTCCCACTCCTGATGACCACAATTGCACCACTGCTCGTAGGTAGTTTTGCGTTTAATTTTAATAACTTCGTCAATATTTACCTCCTTACTGGTGGAGGACCTGCAATGCCAAATACTACAACCCCCGCGGGTTCTACGGATATTTTGATTTCATATACATACAAACTTGCTTTTGAAGGTGGACGTGGTCAGGACTTTGGTTTTGCTTCTGCAATATCGATTCTGATATTCTTTATAGTTGGAACTTTGAGCTTCATCAACTTCCGCTTGTCCGGGTCCTTCGAGGAGGTGAACAGATAA
- a CDS encoding maltose ABC transporter substrate-binding protein, translating into MRKWLTVVLAVLFVFLAFAQAKKITIWTSEAQVPILKKLADQYKAKYGVQVDVIQVNFGDIKSKFLTAAPAGEGPDIIVGAHDWVGELVVNGLLEPINLPEKEKYFPAPLQGFTYNGKIYGVPYAFDGPALMYNKDYVQKAPATFDELIALAKKIEKDYGGEVRGFIYDYKNFYFSSFAFFGMGGYVFGTDKSGKINVKDVGLANAGAIEGLKLIKKLVDEKILTSGDNYNTMDGLFKDGLAAMIINGPWAVPGYKQAGINFDVAPIPDLPGGKKPKPFFGAQGFMVNAKSKNKLFALDFLTKFIATKDIMYQIWQADPRCPSRTDVNELVMAKDPLTKKFADFLGKYGLPMPNVPEMAAVWGAMGDALAKALDQGVPAEKALADAVAQIKAQIK; encoded by the coding sequence ATGAGAAAGTGGTTAACAGTAGTATTGGCAGTTCTTTTTGTTTTCTTGGCATTTGCTCAAGCCAAGAAGATTACCATTTGGACATCGGAAGCACAGGTTCCTATTCTCAAGAAACTTGCAGACCAGTACAAAGCAAAGTACGGTGTTCAGGTTGACGTTATTCAGGTGAACTTCGGAGATATTAAATCCAAATTCTTAACGGCAGCGCCAGCTGGTGAAGGTCCAGATATCATCGTTGGAGCACACGACTGGGTTGGTGAACTTGTTGTTAACGGTTTGCTTGAACCAATTAACCTTCCAGAAAAAGAAAAGTACTTCCCGGCACCTCTTCAAGGATTTACCTACAACGGTAAGATTTATGGTGTACCATATGCATTCGACGGTCCAGCACTAATGTACAACAAAGATTACGTACAGAAAGCGCCAGCAACATTCGATGAACTTATCGCACTTGCAAAGAAGATAGAAAAAGACTACGGCGGTGAAGTTAGGGGATTCATCTACGACTACAAGAACTTCTACTTCAGCTCGTTTGCATTCTTCGGCATGGGTGGATATGTTTTTGGAACAGACAAGAGTGGAAAAATCAATGTTAAAGATGTTGGCCTTGCGAATGCAGGAGCAATCGAAGGTCTGAAACTTATTAAGAAACTCGTTGATGAAAAGATACTCACATCTGGTGACAACTACAACACAATGGACGGTCTGTTCAAAGATGGTTTGGCAGCAATGATCATCAACGGTCCATGGGCAGTTCCAGGATATAAGCAAGCCGGTATAAACTTTGATGTTGCCCCAATTCCAGACCTTCCTGGCGGAAAGAAACCAAAGCCATTCTTCGGTGCACAAGGTTTCATGGTCAACGCAAAGAGCAAGAACAAACTCTTTGCGCTTGACTTCCTGACAAAATTCATCGCAACAAAAGATATTATGTACCAAATTTGGCAAGCAGACCCAAGGTGTCCATCCAGAACAGACGTCAACGAACTTGTTATGGCAAAGGATCCACTCACAAAGAAATTTGCTGACTTCCTTGGAAAATACGGTCTGCCAATGCCAAACGTTCCAGAAATGGCAGCAGTGTGGGGAGCAATGGGTGATGCTTTGGCTAAAGCACTCGACCAGGGTGTTCCAGCAGAAAAAGCACTTGCTGACGCAGTTGCTCAGATAAAGGCACAAATTAAGTAA
- a CDS encoding cyclic 2,3-diphosphoglycerate synthase, whose translation MEKKRRRVIILGAAGRDFHNFNTFFRNNPDYEVVAFTATQIPDIAGRIYPAELAGPLYPNGIPIEDEAKLPELVKKYDVDEVILAYSDLPHQYVMERAAIALAAGADFKLMGPDSTMIESTKPVVSVCAVRTGCGKSQTTRRVLDILRSKGLKVISIRHPMPYGDLVAQKVQRFADYSDLDKHNCTIEEREEYEPHIDRKSVIYAGVDYEAILRAAEAENPDIILWDGGNNDFPFYKTDLHIVVVDPHRPGHEVTYYPGMANLLMADVIVINKEETANREDIETVRKNIAKWNPNAIVVDAASPIFVDDPSLIRGKKVLVVEDGPTLTHGEMRYGAGYVAAKRFGAREIIDPRPFAVGSIVETYKKYNHLDVILPAMGYGEKQIKELEETINKSDAEVVIIGTPIDLRRVMKLNKPAVRVRYELQEIGEPTLDQILTDFLKEKGLLK comes from the coding sequence ATGGAAAAGAAAAGAAGGAGAGTTATTATCCTTGGTGCAGCTGGTAGGGATTTCCACAACTTCAACACGTTCTTCAGGAACAACCCAGATTATGAGGTTGTAGCGTTCACAGCTACACAGATTCCAGACATTGCAGGTCGAATTTACCCTGCCGAACTTGCAGGTCCACTTTATCCAAATGGCATTCCTATCGAAGATGAAGCCAAGCTTCCAGAACTCGTTAAAAAGTACGATGTAGATGAAGTTATCCTTGCTTACAGCGACTTGCCACACCAATACGTAATGGAGAGAGCAGCAATTGCACTTGCAGCAGGTGCAGATTTTAAACTTATGGGACCTGACTCAACAATGATTGAGTCAACAAAACCTGTTGTTTCTGTTTGTGCAGTGAGAACAGGTTGTGGAAAGAGCCAAACAACAAGAAGGGTTCTTGACATTTTGAGAAGCAAAGGACTCAAGGTAATTTCTATAAGACATCCGATGCCATATGGTGATTTGGTAGCGCAAAAAGTCCAGAGATTTGCAGATTATTCAGACCTTGACAAACACAACTGTACAATTGAAGAAAGAGAAGAATACGAACCACACATCGACAGAAAAAGTGTAATCTACGCAGGTGTGGATTACGAGGCAATTCTTAGAGCAGCTGAGGCAGAGAACCCAGATATCATACTTTGGGATGGAGGAAACAACGATTTCCCATTCTATAAAACAGACCTGCACATCGTTGTAGTAGACCCACATAGGCCCGGTCACGAGGTTACGTACTACCCAGGAATGGCCAACCTTCTCATGGCAGACGTTATAGTAATAAATAAAGAAGAAACAGCAAACAGAGAAGATATCGAAACGGTTAGAAAGAACATTGCAAAATGGAATCCTAATGCTATAGTAGTCGATGCTGCATCACCAATTTTCGTTGATGATCCATCACTAATCAGAGGTAAGAAGGTGCTTGTTGTTGAAGATGGTCCAACTCTAACGCACGGTGAAATGAGATACGGCGCTGGCTACGTTGCAGCCAAGAGGTTTGGTGCAAGAGAAATTATTGATCCAAGGCCATTTGCAGTTGGTTCAATCGTTGAGACATACAAGAAGTACAACCACCTCGATGTCATACTCCCAGCAATGGGTTATGGCGAAAAGCAAATCAAAGAACTTGAAGAGACAATCAACAAATCCGATGCAGAAGTCGTAATAATCGGTACACCTATCGACTTGAGAAGAGTCATGAAACTCAACAAACCTGCTGTCAGGGTCAGGTACGAACTCCAAGAAATAGGAGAACCAACACTTGACCAGATCCTTACAGATTTCCTCAAGGAAAAAGGGCTTTTGAAATGA
- a CDS encoding RNA-guided endonuclease InsQ/TnpB family protein encodes MSRYVIRTYKVPVPAELYNMCNELNQTAARIYNKTLSLVKKIKQKKDFWLSENSAQKFILRWASNINIHTHSKQAFVQLYFQALDGYFKALKFNPEAKPPYKRKKFIPFIWKDSAIKLLADSRLRLSLGKDREPFEFQTSLPSATKIRQAKLVYEAGRYYLHLGIEVKIEERKEKDTKLVAVDLGILRPITFFDGKEVVSYHGGALNQVLRYRNKELAKLQSAISKCKKDSRRYRKLLRAKNKLLRKLSNQLNDILHKITSQFVGMCYQKAISTIVIGDVTNIRERVEGNDNAMQKVHQWCFRRITNLIMYKAQVHGIKVEQISESYTSRMCPVCGQQNHSEGRRYKCAKCGFEYHRDGVGAVNIYKRYLGSNQVVAGLAPVKGVRFKPHLCSHGVSTSPWKVALSY; translated from the coding sequence GTGTCAAGATATGTGATACGAACATACAAAGTTCCTGTTCCTGCTGAATTGTATAATATGTGCAACGAACTCAACCAAACTGCAGCAAGAATCTACAATAAAACTCTTTCCCTTGTCAAGAAAATCAAACAAAAGAAAGACTTCTGGCTTTCTGAAAATAGCGCACAAAAGTTTATCCTTCGTTGGGCGTCTAACATCAACATCCATACTCACTCAAAACAAGCGTTCGTCCAACTATACTTCCAAGCACTCGATGGTTATTTTAAAGCCCTTAAGTTCAATCCTGAGGCAAAACCACCGTACAAAAGAAAAAAGTTCATACCCTTCATTTGGAAGGATAGTGCAATCAAACTCCTGGCCGATAGTAGATTGAGGCTATCCTTAGGCAAAGACAGAGAGCCTTTTGAGTTTCAAACAAGTCTGCCATCTGCTACAAAGATTAGACAAGCCAAGTTGGTGTATGAAGCAGGCAGATACTATCTTCACCTTGGAATAGAGGTGAAGATTGAAGAGCGCAAAGAAAAAGACACAAAGCTTGTAGCGGTAGATTTGGGCATACTCCGCCCCATTACATTCTTTGATGGTAAAGAAGTCGTTTCATATCACGGTGGTGCATTAAACCAGGTGCTTCGCTACAGGAACAAGGAACTGGCAAAACTGCAGTCAGCAATCAGCAAATGCAAAAAAGACTCAAGAAGGTACAGAAAGCTTCTAAGAGCAAAAAACAAACTGTTGAGAAAACTAAGCAACCAGCTGAACGATATACTACACAAAATCACGAGCCAATTTGTGGGGATGTGTTATCAAAAAGCAATAAGCACCATCGTGATAGGGGATGTCACAAACATTCGAGAAAGAGTAGAAGGCAACGACAACGCAATGCAAAAAGTGCATCAGTGGTGCTTTAGACGAATAACAAACCTAATAATGTACAAAGCGCAGGTGCACGGGATAAAAGTTGAGCAAATTTCAGAAAGTTATACAAGCAGAATGTGTCCGGTGTGTGGACAACAAAATCACTCAGAAGGTCGCAGGTACAAGTGTGCAAAATGTGGGTTTGAGTATCACAGGGATGGAGTAGGAGCAGTAAACATATATAAAAGGTATCTTGGCAGCAACCAAGTAGTAGCGGGATTGGCACCCGTCAAAGGTGTGAGGTTTAAGCCACACCTTTGTAGCCATGGAGTAAGCACTTCTCCATGGAAGGTAGCCTTGAGCTACTAA